TCGGCGAAGTTCGCCGCGCTGGTGCTGGCTGCGGGCGAGCCGGCGATCGGACGATGTCTGTCTCATGAGTATCTCTCGTTCATCGGCACATGTACACTTTACGCACGGTTTCGTGGACGCAGCAGGTTCCGGTCCAGCCGGCTGGGAACATTGCGATCGTTCCCGGCTCGATTTCGGTGACAGTACCGTCTTTATGTGTATAGGTCGCGCTGCCCTCGAGGAAGTGGCAGAACTCGTCTCGCTCAACCGTACACTCCCAGTGGCCGGGCGTACAGGACCAGATACCGCTTTCCGACTCGCCGTCAGGTCCGGTGTAAAGAATCATCCCTGCCGTGTGGGACTCACCCTCGATCATGTCTGGAACCGGACCCCAGTCGTCGAGGTCATCGATGTCGATCTCGGTCGGGTTCCTAAGCACGCTCGCGGCCGGTGACTCGCTGTCGATCGGTGGTTCCTCAGGCATGGCTCTCCAGCAGGTCGTCGAGCAGCGTTGCCGCCTTTTTTGTGCCGCTATTTTCCTGCATATCGGCGGCTGTTGTCGCGACGTTTGCCTGAATCTCCTCGTCTGTCAGACAGGTCTCGAGTGCGTCAGCAAACTCGTCGGCGGTCCAGTTGGAGCGGTGGAGTTTGATACCATGGTTCGTCTCGTCAAGTCGCGTCGCATTGTCCTGACCATCCCAGACGTATGGCATGACGATTGCCGGCTTCCCGTAGTAGAGACACTCGTTGAA
Above is a genomic segment from Natronorubrum aibiense containing:
- a CDS encoding cupin domain-containing protein, producing the protein MPEEPPIDSESPAASVLRNPTEIDIDDLDDWGPVPDMIEGESHTAGMILYTGPDGESESGIWSCTPGHWECTVERDEFCHFLEGSATYTHKDGTVTEIEPGTIAMFPAGWTGTCCVHETVRKVYMCR